In a genomic window of Methanoregula sp. UBA64:
- a CDS encoding TATA-box-binding protein has translation MADKRYDSLKIENVVASGVIAESIDLNMVSSKIKSCELNTKRFPGAVYRIENPKIASLIFSSGKVVLTGIRDDKALKDGLAIIIKSLKEAGVETLDKPRVAVTNIVCSYDIGKYINLNKVVVTLNLENIEYEPEQFPGLVYRIKDPKIVALLFSSGKIILTGGKNLDDIKKGLDFLEQKLESIM, from the coding sequence ATGGCTGACAAACGGTACGATTCACTGAAGATTGAAAATGTCGTAGCCTCGGGAGTGATCGCCGAGTCTATTGATTTAAATATGGTCTCCAGCAAGATCAAGAGCTGCGAGCTCAACACAAAAAGGTTCCCGGGTGCGGTCTACCGTATCGAGAACCCGAAGATTGCCTCCCTGATCTTTTCCTCAGGGAAGGTAGTGCTGACCGGTATCCGCGACGACAAGGCGTTAAAGGACGGCCTTGCGATCATCATCAAGTCATTAAAGGAAGCCGGTGTCGAGACGCTGGACAAGCCCCGCGTTGCCGTGACAAACATCGTCTGCTCCTACGATATCGGGAAATATATCAATCTCAACAAGGTCGTTGTCACGCTCAACCTGGAAAATATCGAGTACGAGCCCGAGCAGTTCCCGGGCCTTGTATACCGCATCAAGGACCCGAAGATCGTTGCCCTCCTCTTCTCGTCGGGTAAGATCATCCTCACGGGTGGCAAGAACCTGGACGATATCAAGAAGGGGCTCGATTTCCTCGAACAGAAACTCGAAAGCATAATGTAA
- a CDS encoding DEAD/DEAH box helicase — MVAEQLDPRVRACIKKRGFTRLSPAQEQAIPIVLAKKNLVLIAPTGTGKTESAMFPVFDALLKMPAGGGFKALYITPLRSLNRDILSRMEWWCHELGLTVGVRHGDTPMAERRKQALSPPDLLITTPETLQALFMGKRLKKHLEHVQFVIVDEIHEMAASKRGAQLAVALERLAEYAGEFQRIGLSATVGNPETIATFLCGARPCGIVQVPVAKQLAITVTFVGDNFKHQVQALDRLLKNEGSTLVFVNTRVTAEALGHALYSRGDVEVHHGSLSKEIRIDAEERFKKGEIKTLICTSSMELGIDIGRVDHVIQFGSPREVARLVQRVGRAGHQLNTISRGTILATGFDDLLESLVIARRAKANEIEPVVPDTNAADVLANQVAAIAVEYGEIDRSRVRTIVERSSLFFECGKLLDDVCAQLEEHRVIRIDGSRIVTTARARRYLSGNLSMIHDERKIPIFDMVSRRTVGTLDESFVVGWVHTGAVFITKGQLWRVLDIDDGRLTVEPAKKAIGELPSWEGEQIPVPFAVAREVGAIRRERTTDKYTAEKESIAFATHILSEMEKNRCKIPTDRLITFENIDDGVVCNVCAGHKSNEALGRVLSILISARFGTTVGIELDAYRILLRLPSAVRAADVRDFLLSLEPAHMPGILKLALKRTALFKWKLVQIAKKFGAIDPDADYEKISIQRLLDYFDNTVVQQEAYRELLSGYMDIDAAAGIVGMVKAKEIELAIGPHSIIGADGILSSRDQIPPPTADQAVIATLKRRLEQDEVVLACMNCRDWKSKTVVSRVPEQPQCPKCGARLIAALKPYEADAYDTVIRKKKKTGEERALEQRLLRNANIVLSSGKKAVVALSARGVGPENASRILATLSDGDAFYREILKAERTFIQTHRYWA, encoded by the coding sequence ATGGTGGCAGAACAGCTCGACCCCCGGGTCCGGGCCTGCATCAAAAAACGGGGATTTACTCGGCTCTCCCCGGCACAGGAGCAGGCGATCCCGATTGTCCTTGCAAAAAAGAACCTGGTCCTCATCGCCCCGACCGGCACCGGCAAGACCGAGAGCGCGATGTTTCCGGTCTTCGATGCGCTCCTTAAAATGCCGGCGGGCGGCGGTTTCAAGGCGCTCTACATCACGCCCTTGCGCTCGCTTAACCGGGACATCCTTTCAAGGATGGAGTGGTGGTGCCACGAGCTTGGCCTCACGGTCGGGGTCCGGCACGGGGACACGCCCATGGCCGAGCGCAGGAAACAGGCGCTCTCGCCGCCGGACCTCCTCATCACGACCCCGGAAACGCTCCAGGCACTCTTCATGGGGAAACGTCTTAAGAAACATCTCGAACACGTGCAGTTCGTGATCGTGGACGAGATCCACGAGATGGCGGCCAGCAAGCGCGGGGCGCAGCTCGCGGTTGCGCTCGAACGCCTTGCGGAATATGCCGGGGAGTTCCAGCGCATCGGGCTTTCCGCAACAGTCGGGAACCCGGAGACGATCGCCACCTTCCTCTGCGGGGCCCGGCCCTGCGGGATCGTGCAGGTGCCGGTGGCAAAGCAGCTCGCGATCACGGTCACCTTTGTCGGCGACAACTTCAAACACCAGGTACAGGCGCTCGACCGGCTGCTCAAAAACGAGGGATCTACGCTCGTCTTTGTCAACACCCGGGTGACCGCCGAGGCTCTGGGCCATGCGCTCTACTCACGGGGTGACGTGGAAGTGCACCACGGCTCGCTCTCAAAAGAGATCCGGATCGATGCCGAGGAGCGGTTCAAGAAGGGCGAGATAAAGACCCTCATCTGCACCTCGTCCATGGAGCTCGGGATCGATATCGGCCGGGTGGACCACGTGATCCAGTTCGGTTCCCCGCGCGAAGTAGCGCGGCTGGTGCAACGGGTCGGCCGGGCCGGCCACCAGCTCAACACCATCTCGCGGGGCACGATCCTCGCCACCGGCTTTGACGATCTTTTAGAATCGCTCGTGATTGCCCGGCGGGCAAAGGCAAACGAGATCGAACCGGTGGTCCCGGACACGAACGCTGCCGATGTGCTCGCAAACCAGGTTGCCGCCATTGCCGTGGAGTACGGCGAGATCGATCGTTCGCGTGTCCGGACGATTGTGGAACGTTCGTCGCTCTTTTTTGAGTGCGGGAAGCTCCTTGACGATGTCTGCGCCCAGCTCGAAGAGCACCGGGTGATCCGGATAGACGGCAGCCGGATCGTCACGACCGCACGGGCCCGGCGCTACCTCTCGGGAAACCTCTCGATGATCCACGACGAGCGCAAGATCCCGATCTTCGACATGGTCTCGCGCCGGACGGTCGGGACGCTCGACGAGTCTTTCGTGGTGGGCTGGGTGCACACCGGCGCGGTCTTCATCACCAAGGGCCAGCTCTGGCGCGTGCTCGACATCGATGACGGCCGGCTCACGGTCGAACCGGCGAAAAAAGCGATCGGCGAACTTCCCTCGTGGGAAGGCGAGCAGATCCCGGTGCCCTTTGCCGTTGCCCGCGAGGTCGGCGCGATCCGGCGCGAGCGCACTACGGACAAATATACTGCGGAAAAGGAGAGCATCGCGTTTGCCACCCACATCCTCTCGGAGATGGAGAAGAACCGGTGCAAAATCCCGACCGACCGGCTCATCACCTTCGAGAACATCGACGACGGCGTTGTCTGCAATGTCTGTGCCGGCCACAAGTCAAACGAGGCGCTGGGCCGAGTGCTCTCGATCCTTATCTCCGCCCGGTTCGGGACAACGGTCGGGATCGAGCTCGACGCGTACCGGATCCTGCTGCGCCTCCCCTCCGCAGTCCGGGCGGCAGATGTCCGCGATTTCCTCCTCTCGCTCGAACCCGCCCACATGCCGGGCATCTTAAAACTCGCGCTCAAGCGGACCGCGCTTTTCAAGTGGAAACTCGTGCAGATCGCAAAGAAGTTCGGGGCGATCGATCCGGATGCGGACTACGAGAAGATCAGCATCCAGCGCCTGCTCGATTATTTCGACAACACGGTCGTCCAGCAGGAGGCCTACCGCGAGCTCTTGTCCGGCTACATGGATATCGATGCCGCAGCAGGGATCGTGGGGATGGTAAAGGCAAAGGAGATCGAGCTTGCCATCGGCCCGCATTCGATCATCGGCGCGGACGGCATCCTCTCGTCGCGCGATCAGATCCCGCCGCCCACCGCAGACCAGGCCGTGATCGCCACCTTAAAACGCCGGCTCGAACAGGACGAGGTCGTCCTTGCCTGCATGAACTGCCGGGACTGGAAAAGCAAAACGGTCGTCTCCCGGGTGCCCGAGCAGCCGCAGTGCCCGAAGTGCGGGGCCCGATTGATTGCCGCCTTAAAGCCGTACGAGGCGGATGCATACGATACCGTAATCCGGAAAAAGAAAAAGACCGGGGAGGAACGCGCCCTCGAACAGCGCCTCCTGCGGAACGCAAACATCGTGCTTTCGAGCGGGAAAAAGGCGGTTGTCGCGCTTTCCGCCCGGGGCGTAGGGCCCGAAAACGCCTCGCGGATCCTTGCCACGCTCTCGGACGGCGATGCATTCTACCGCGAGATCCTGAAAGCCGAGCGCACGTTCATCCAGACGCACCGGTACTGGGCATAA